From the Luteolibacter arcticus genome, one window contains:
- a CDS encoding endo-1,4-beta-xylanase, which yields MKLPALPLRLLLGLLAVASLLADVVVPPGGSDLAGESALKVHADPGHATVSQLEGGGWKIDVNRPDEARAFLAQVSLDCPAAALEPGETVLALIKGRAPAGSASIEAKLQLGGPPYTMAAPTTALELGTDLKEVPVVFRVTAAIEKGRGSLTLLCAGKLQTVEIASIRVFHYPAGTDTSGFPRIRRTYAGREADAPWRKAALDRIEKHRKADFSVRVRGADGEPLSNAKVTLTLRRHEFGFGAAVTAELMTAETEDARKYRELVDRLFSRVVFENDLKDFGWETGAAGKEEHKQRLDQAFGWLGRRKISVRGHYLMQVAVPPNLAEVTDSEAIRRHFLDTAQERIDFARDRVCEWDVINHPVAWSGADLLSKRPGLEKLDREIYGLAQRATSLPFFVNEDQIFRPGRQADETFAYLEALKRDGFRVDGLGNQAHFDESFLPSPEQLLAVTDRFAALAPRQAITEFDIVTQDDEELAADYTRDALIACFSHPAYTGFLLWGFWEGSHWKPEAASWNRDWSIRKRGEVLEEWLGRRWTTQVTLTTGKGGLLRWRGFPGHYQLEMGDKQQEFSVSKAIPAATVQMP from the coding sequence ATGAAACTTCCGGCGCTCCCCCTCCGGCTTCTGCTCGGTCTCCTTGCCGTTGCCTCACTGCTCGCGGACGTTGTGGTGCCGCCCGGAGGCAGTGATCTGGCAGGGGAGTCGGCCTTGAAAGTCCATGCCGATCCCGGCCACGCCACCGTGAGCCAACTGGAGGGTGGGGGATGGAAGATCGACGTGAACCGGCCGGACGAGGCGCGTGCCTTCCTCGCCCAGGTCTCGCTCGATTGCCCCGCCGCTGCGCTCGAGCCTGGGGAAACCGTGCTCGCCTTGATCAAGGGCCGCGCCCCGGCAGGCAGTGCATCGATCGAGGCGAAGCTCCAGCTAGGAGGCCCGCCTTACACGATGGCGGCGCCGACCACGGCTTTGGAGCTGGGGACGGATCTCAAGGAAGTGCCGGTGGTGTTTCGCGTGACTGCGGCGATCGAAAAGGGCCGGGGCTCCCTGACCCTGCTGTGCGCGGGAAAACTGCAAACCGTGGAGATCGCCTCGATCCGCGTCTTTCACTATCCGGCCGGCACCGACACCTCGGGCTTTCCGCGGATCCGGCGAACTTATGCGGGCCGCGAAGCAGACGCGCCGTGGCGGAAGGCAGCACTCGATCGCATCGAGAAGCACCGCAAGGCCGACTTTTCCGTCCGTGTCCGGGGCGCTGATGGCGAGCCGCTGTCCAACGCCAAGGTCACGCTGACACTGCGCCGTCATGAATTCGGTTTTGGCGCGGCGGTCACCGCCGAACTGATGACGGCCGAGACCGAGGATGCGCGGAAATATCGCGAGCTGGTCGACCGGTTGTTCAGCCGCGTGGTGTTCGAGAACGACCTCAAGGATTTCGGCTGGGAAACCGGTGCTGCGGGAAAGGAAGAGCACAAGCAACGACTCGACCAGGCATTCGGCTGGCTGGGCCGGCGGAAGATCAGCGTGCGAGGTCACTATCTGATGCAGGTCGCCGTGCCGCCAAACTTGGCCGAGGTGACGGACAGCGAGGCGATCCGCCGCCATTTTCTCGACACGGCGCAAGAACGCATCGACTTCGCCCGCGACCGGGTCTGCGAGTGGGATGTCATCAACCACCCGGTGGCATGGAGTGGTGCCGACTTGCTATCGAAGCGACCGGGCTTGGAAAAGCTCGACCGCGAGATCTACGGACTGGCCCAGCGAGCGACCTCGCTGCCGTTCTTCGTGAATGAAGACCAGATCTTCCGTCCGGGACGGCAGGCGGACGAAACCTTTGCTTATCTCGAAGCGCTCAAGCGCGACGGCTTCCGTGTCGACGGACTCGGCAACCAGGCCCATTTCGACGAGAGCTTCCTGCCTTCGCCTGAACAACTCCTCGCCGTGACCGACCGGTTCGCCGCGTTGGCCCCGCGACAGGCGATCACCGAGTTCGACATTGTCACCCAGGACGATGAGGAACTCGCCGCCGACTACACCCGGGATGCGTTGATCGCCTGTTTCAGCCATCCCGCCTACACGGGGTTCCTGCTGTGGGGATTCTGGGAAGGCAGTCATTGGAAGCCGGAGGCCGCCTCGTGGAATCGCGACTGGTCCATCCGCAAACGCGGCGAAGTGCTGGAAGAATGGCTCGGCCGCCGCTGGACGACACAGGTCACGCTTACCACCGGGAAGGGAGGGCTCCTCCGTTGGCGGGGATTCCCGGGGCACTACCAACTCGAAATGGGGGACAAGCAGCAGGAGTTCTCAGTTTCCAAGGCCATCCCTGCAGCGACTGTCCAGATGCCTTGA
- a CDS encoding M28 family peptidase gives MTEESPSTPKTQRSIAFLLWLVPLGLVLSSGIGLWLHFRAKEAAAKVEQARFTTAISTDLLRDDMGKLLTFVGERHVSSAAGIQGLNRAAAMIEGSLGPANAGYRIESIAGPEIAENRWTILIATLRGSDERAAPLWIVTPYDSRPGSPGAEANASGIASVMATAHALANSTPKRAVHFAFVPHAYDAEAPVMETQDQLSRRIGKASSTVLVVEATGSREKLMISSRDADNAALRQAPDLGEVVGADAICLEDDFDLSSTLFELGLPAARISTRPVVKADEADGTAPDPATHAAATRALVALIERLSGS, from the coding sequence GTGACCGAGGAATCCCCATCGACACCTAAAACCCAACGAAGCATCGCATTCCTGCTGTGGCTGGTGCCGCTCGGGCTGGTGCTCTCCAGCGGCATCGGCCTGTGGCTGCACTTCAGGGCCAAGGAGGCGGCCGCCAAGGTCGAGCAGGCGCGCTTCACCACGGCCATCAGCACGGACCTGCTGCGCGATGACATGGGCAAGCTGCTCACCTTTGTCGGCGAGCGCCACGTTTCCAGCGCTGCCGGCATCCAGGGTCTCAATCGCGCTGCGGCGATGATCGAGGGCTCGCTCGGGCCGGCCAACGCCGGGTATCGCATCGAAAGCATCGCGGGTCCGGAGATCGCGGAGAACCGCTGGACAATCCTGATCGCCACCCTGCGTGGCAGCGATGAACGGGCCGCCCCACTCTGGATCGTGACCCCCTACGACTCGCGTCCCGGCTCGCCCGGAGCAGAAGCCAATGCCAGCGGTATCGCCAGCGTGATGGCCACCGCCCACGCGCTCGCGAACTCCACGCCGAAGCGGGCGGTCCACTTCGCCTTCGTGCCGCATGCCTACGATGCCGAGGCACCGGTCATGGAAACTCAAGATCAGCTCTCGCGTCGGATCGGCAAGGCAAGCAGCACGGTGCTCGTCGTGGAAGCCACCGGATCTCGGGAGAAGCTGATGATCAGCTCGCGCGATGCTGACAATGCGGCGCTGCGGCAGGCCCCGGACCTTGGCGAAGTCGTCGGCGCGGACGCCATCTGCCTGGAGGATGACTTCGACCTTTCCTCCACGCTATTCGAGCTCGGGCTACCGGCCGCCCGGATTTCCACGCGTCCGGTGGTGAAGGCGGACGAAGCCGACGGCACGGCTCCCGATCCCGCGACGCATGCTGCCGCGACCCGGGCATTGGTGGCATTGATCGAAAGATTGTCGGGTTCATGA
- a CDS encoding PQQ-dependent sugar dehydrogenase, whose product MSRKLIFLLASLATAGAQTVTHRWSFNGTGTSGNGTPLLDSIASASGTIVGSGAVRTGTALTLPGSSLGNSSASLISAYFDLPNGIISSKTDLTVEVWATVVSSKKWQRLFDFGRTNLSGTGEISNSAANPGAGVLSSDNLMFAVQRDLNLTQQRIAAKLNGGAETGNNNSLLITPGTPHHFVATFKANANPATGGRFTWYRDGVEIGFFDTTFPLSQIEDVNNWLGRSQFTDDSNSNISYNEFRLYSGALSLTDQIASRKAGPDAAMVPVTVADNVTLMPGKKAGIAVLGNDTGHALPSTVEITTPPVNGSASVQADGRILYTHTNLAATTDSLSYRVRGGGGVSNISTVTITIQNALKIANGPLLDVPATPPSTALSLVNAFPILNDETGGLDFNQPTCFATPRGDTKRLFILEKTGIVKLVPDVTAAVPTSTTFLDLKGLIGANFANDMNSLGDERGLLGLAFHPNYASNRQFYVFYSVLVGGQLHQRVSRFLARADNPNAADTTSEVVLIQQSDDYPNHNGGELQFGPTDGFLYISVGDEGNANDDPTFNSQRINKDFFSGILRIDVDRDMSKSVEPNPHALSIPTTSGLARFAIPKTNPFVLPAQGGNWSGLYNGSSVSGTVRTEFWATGLRNPWRMAFDPVTGALWCGDVGQNAREEINVITRGGNYGWVFREALEEGPRLTNPTIHPNFDTLYHEEPIYNYGRGGGTFQGNCVTGGLVYRGSNIPSLTGKYIFGDYVSGNIWSMNLNGSGTARIAGEGGVSAFGYDPSNGDILVADLNGNRVLRLTQTTAPQDYPETLSATGLFADLTDLTPSPGVVPYSVNLPFWSDHAIKSRWVTVPNGTSQFTWSKDGLWTLPSGTIWVKHFDMEMQRGEPASKKRIETRVLVKNDTGAYGVSYRWNDAQTEANLVEDGGVNFTLNITQNGNQVPQTYRIPSRAECMACHTSQAGHALSFNTRQLNLNSNMLGFTGSQLTTLQQQGYFTNNPGSPNLLPRHVRPDETGVSTEAKVRSYLAVNCSYCHKPGGGAPGSWDGRPELLLAQTLLVNGNAVSNGGNAANKLVVPGDTLHSIVLNRVAVTNGFTRMPPIGSNVIDSANVGLLTNWINGELASRQTYDAWRTSNFEPDNAPSGEPGVDADGDGISNRDEFLAGTNPHSGTSAFRPDISLTPPKLSFTLPANRSFRINTSGDLSQWTPWDVPQNQGLPVAGGLVEIAFPVADPLRFFRVELLEN is encoded by the coding sequence ATGTCCCGGAAGCTCATTTTCTTGCTCGCCTCGCTGGCCACGGCCGGTGCCCAGACGGTCACCCACCGGTGGTCCTTCAATGGAACCGGCACCTCCGGCAATGGCACGCCCTTGCTGGACTCCATCGCGTCCGCGAGTGGCACCATTGTCGGGAGCGGGGCCGTGCGCACCGGCACGGCGCTGACCTTGCCCGGGTCGTCCTTGGGTAATTCAAGCGCATCATTGATCTCTGCCTATTTCGACCTGCCCAATGGGATTATTTCGTCGAAGACCGATCTGACGGTGGAGGTCTGGGCGACGGTCGTTTCCTCGAAGAAGTGGCAGCGGCTGTTTGATTTCGGCCGCACCAACCTGTCCGGCACCGGCGAGATTTCCAACTCCGCGGCCAATCCTGGCGCCGGAGTCCTGTCGAGCGACAACCTCATGTTTGCGGTTCAACGCGACTTGAACCTCACGCAGCAGCGTATCGCTGCCAAGCTGAACGGCGGGGCGGAGACGGGTAACAACAACTCCCTCCTCATCACTCCGGGAACGCCGCATCATTTCGTGGCGACCTTCAAGGCCAACGCCAATCCTGCCACCGGCGGCCGCTTCACCTGGTATCGCGATGGCGTGGAAATTGGCTTCTTCGACACCACCTTTCCCCTCAGTCAAATCGAGGACGTGAACAACTGGCTCGGCCGCTCCCAGTTCACCGATGACAGCAACTCGAACATTTCCTACAATGAGTTCCGGCTCTATTCCGGAGCACTGTCGCTGACGGACCAGATTGCCAGCCGCAAGGCGGGGCCGGATGCCGCCATGGTGCCCGTCACCGTGGCGGACAATGTGACACTGATGCCCGGCAAGAAGGCCGGCATCGCGGTGCTGGGCAATGACACCGGCCACGCGCTCCCCTCAACCGTAGAGATCACCACACCTCCGGTGAACGGCTCCGCCAGCGTGCAGGCGGATGGTCGAATCCTTTACACCCATACCAATCTCGCCGCGACCACCGACTCCCTCTCCTACCGCGTTCGGGGTGGCGGCGGTGTGTCGAATATCTCGACGGTGACCATCACCATCCAGAACGCTCTCAAGATCGCGAATGGTCCGCTGCTCGATGTGCCCGCCACGCCGCCCTCCACCGCCCTGTCGCTGGTGAATGCCTTCCCGATTCTCAATGATGAAACCGGCGGTCTCGATTTCAATCAGCCCACGTGCTTCGCCACCCCGCGGGGAGACACCAAGCGTCTGTTCATCCTCGAAAAAACCGGCATCGTCAAGCTGGTGCCCGATGTCACCGCAGCCGTTCCGACTTCCACCACATTCCTCGATCTCAAGGGACTCATTGGCGCGAACTTCGCGAACGACATGAACAGTCTGGGAGATGAGCGCGGGTTGCTGGGTCTGGCCTTTCACCCGAACTACGCGAGCAATCGCCAATTCTACGTTTTCTACTCCGTCCTTGTCGGTGGCCAGCTCCACCAGCGGGTTTCCCGGTTCCTTGCCCGGGCCGACAATCCCAATGCCGCAGACACGACGAGCGAGGTCGTTCTGATCCAGCAGTCTGACGACTACCCAAATCACAATGGCGGTGAGCTGCAATTTGGTCCCACCGATGGGTTCCTCTACATTTCGGTCGGCGACGAGGGAAATGCCAACGACGACCCAACCTTTAACAGCCAACGCATCAACAAGGACTTCTTTTCCGGCATTCTTCGCATCGATGTCGATCGCGACATGTCCAAGAGCGTCGAGCCCAATCCTCACGCCTTGTCGATCCCCACCACTTCGGGTCTAGCACGCTTCGCCATTCCGAAGACGAATCCCTTTGTCCTGCCAGCGCAGGGCGGCAACTGGAGCGGGCTCTACAATGGCAGCAGTGTGTCGGGCACGGTCCGCACCGAATTCTGGGCGACCGGCTTGCGTAATCCGTGGCGCATGGCTTTCGATCCGGTCACGGGCGCTTTGTGGTGTGGCGATGTGGGCCAGAACGCACGAGAGGAGATCAATGTGATCACCCGCGGCGGAAACTACGGCTGGGTATTCCGCGAGGCATTGGAGGAAGGCCCGCGGCTAACCAATCCAACGATACATCCCAACTTCGACACGCTCTATCACGAAGAGCCGATCTACAACTATGGTCGCGGCGGTGGAACTTTCCAAGGCAACTGCGTCACCGGCGGTCTGGTCTATCGCGGCTCTAACATCCCCTCGCTCACCGGCAAATACATCTTCGGCGACTACGTCTCGGGCAATATCTGGTCGATGAATCTGAACGGCTCCGGCACGGCCCGGATCGCGGGTGAGGGCGGCGTGTCAGCCTTCGGCTATGATCCATCCAACGGGGATATCCTAGTCGCGGACCTGAATGGGAATCGCGTCTTGCGCCTCACCCAGACCACCGCGCCCCAGGACTATCCGGAGACCCTCAGTGCCACCGGACTCTTTGCGGACCTCACCGATCTGACACCCTCGCCCGGCGTGGTTCCTTACTCGGTGAATCTTCCGTTCTGGAGCGATCACGCCATCAAGAGCCGGTGGGTGACGGTGCCCAACGGCACCTCGCAATTCACTTGGTCGAAGGACGGTCTCTGGACGCTGCCGTCCGGCACGATCTGGGTGAAGCACTTCGACATGGAAATGCAGCGCGGCGAGCCAGCGAGCAAGAAGCGCATCGAGACCCGCGTGCTGGTGAAGAACGACACCGGTGCCTACGGCGTGAGCTACCGCTGGAACGATGCACAAACAGAGGCCAATCTTGTCGAGGACGGAGGCGTGAACTTCACGCTCAACATCACGCAGAACGGCAATCAGGTGCCGCAGACCTACCGCATTCCCAGCCGCGCCGAATGCATGGCCTGCCACACCTCGCAAGCGGGTCACGCGCTGTCGTTCAATACCCGCCAGCTCAATCTGAACAGTAACATGCTCGGGTTCACCGGCAGCCAGCTCACCACGCTCCAGCAGCAGGGTTATTTCACCAACAATCCCGGTTCGCCGAACCTGCTGCCCCGCCACGTGCGGCCGGACGAAACCGGCGTCTCCACCGAGGCGAAGGTCCGCTCCTACCTCGCGGTGAATTGCTCCTACTGCCACAAGCCCGGTGGCGGCGCACCGGGGTCGTGGGATGGCCGGCCGGAGCTGTTGCTCGCGCAGACGCTGCTGGTGAACGGGAACGCCGTCAGCAACGGCGGCAATGCCGCAAACAAGTTGGTGGTGCCCGGCGACACCTTGCACTCGATCGTCCTGAATCGCGTCGCGGTGACCAATGGCTTCACCCGCATGCCGCCCATCGGCAGCAATGTCATCGACTCCGCCAACGTCGGGCTTCTGACAAACTGGATCAACGGCGAGCTGGCCAGCCGTCAGACCTACGATGCATGGCGTACTTCAAACTTTGAGCCCGACAACGCCCCATCCGGTGAGCCCGGGGTAGATGCCGATGGCGATGGCATCTCCAATCGCGACGAGTTCCTTGCCGGCACCAATCCGCACAGTGGCACCAGCGCCTTCCGGCCGGACATTTCACTGACACCACCGAAGCTGAGCTTCACGTTGCCCGCAAACCGCTCGTTCCGCATCAACACGTCCGGCGACCTGAGCCAGTGGACACCCTGGGACGTCCCGCAAAACCAAGGCCTCCCGGTGGCGGGCGGATTGGTCGAAATCGCCTTCCCCGTCGCCGATCCGCTTCGCTTCTTCCGGGTGGAGCTGTTGGAAAACTGA
- a CDS encoding PQQ-dependent sugar dehydrogenase has translation MCRFPHPTLLVCLLASAFADPLPLRQPNPSLNVPASPPPTSLQLVNAFPGVAFTEPVCLASPPGDDKRLFVVEQGGKIWVIPDVTAASPTKVLFLDLLTVPGLVLRTGNSSSEMGLLGLAFHPQYAQNRHFYISYSAGFGADNKLHDRLSRFTADAVNPNLAVKTSEDILLQQFDQKSTHNGGDLHFGPDGYLYYSMGDEGEQNDLQLNAQIIDRDFFSAIFRLDVDMREGNLQPNPNPNPAYPDSDPLNVDAVQRDAGGQARYLVPADNPFVGATTFNGNPISPGYVRSEMWAVGFRNPWRFSFDPVTGHLWCGDVGGSKREEVNRVEAGGNYGWVYREGPFEGPWEVNPHPAPPAGFNPINPVYSYHHSTGGADFTGDCIIGGIVYRGGRVASLYGKYLFADFVEGKVWSMNLDGTGVTKIFSEGGISAFGVDPSNQDALLADESGNRILRIVSSTTGTAYPDKLSETGLFTSVANLTPAPGLVPYSVNLPFWSDHAIKQRWFTVPSPTATFTWSEDGPWSLPTGSIWVKHFDMEMQRGVPASKKRIETRVLVKNAAGAYGVSYRWNEAQNEADLVEDGGVSFPLAITEGVNSVPQTWRIPARGECMICHTPQAGHALSFNTRQLNLESDMAGHTGNQLSTLFGQGYLASNPGSPNFLPRHLRPDESAYSLEARVRSYLAVNCSYCHKEGGTGNGEWDGSPELTMEETGLINGNATNNGGSPANKLVVPGDTTHSIVLNRIAETNGFTRMPPLGTNVIDTANVSLLTNWINGELATRQNYAAWRVSHFEPDNDPTGEATADADGDGFSNHDEFLAGTDPNSGSSLFQPQVSLSPPLLSFTLPVNRSFRIETSGDLGSWIPWDIPQNQGLPAAGGLIEVAFPNADPMKFFRVELLEN, from the coding sequence ATGTGCCGGTTCCCCCACCCGACGCTGTTAGTCTGCTTGCTCGCGTCCGCTTTCGCGGATCCGCTGCCGCTGCGTCAGCCGAATCCCTCCCTCAACGTTCCAGCTTCGCCTCCGCCAACGAGCCTGCAGTTGGTGAATGCCTTTCCAGGCGTGGCCTTTACCGAACCGGTCTGCCTCGCCTCCCCGCCGGGAGATGACAAGCGGCTTTTCGTTGTTGAACAGGGTGGGAAGATCTGGGTCATCCCGGATGTCACCGCGGCCAGCCCGACAAAGGTTTTGTTCCTTGATCTGCTGACAGTGCCGGGCCTGGTCCTCCGCACCGGAAACTCGAGTTCCGAGATGGGTCTCCTTGGATTGGCATTCCATCCACAGTATGCGCAGAATCGCCACTTTTACATTTCCTACAGTGCTGGATTCGGGGCCGATAACAAATTGCACGACCGCTTGTCCCGCTTCACTGCTGACGCTGTGAATCCGAATCTCGCGGTCAAGACCAGCGAGGATATTCTTCTTCAGCAATTCGATCAAAAGTCGACCCACAATGGAGGCGATCTTCACTTTGGACCGGACGGCTACCTCTACTACAGCATGGGGGATGAGGGAGAGCAGAACGATTTGCAACTCAACGCCCAGATCATCGACCGGGATTTCTTTTCCGCGATCTTCCGCCTCGACGTGGATATGCGCGAAGGAAACTTGCAGCCTAACCCCAATCCGAACCCCGCCTATCCCGATTCCGACCCGTTGAATGTGGACGCGGTGCAACGCGATGCCGGCGGGCAGGCTCGATACCTCGTCCCGGCCGACAATCCCTTTGTCGGCGCCACCACCTTCAATGGCAACCCGATCTCTCCGGGTTACGTTCGCAGCGAAATGTGGGCTGTCGGCTTTCGCAACCCCTGGCGCTTCTCGTTTGATCCCGTGACAGGCCACCTCTGGTGTGGGGACGTGGGAGGATCGAAGCGCGAGGAGGTCAATCGCGTGGAAGCGGGCGGGAACTATGGATGGGTCTATCGCGAGGGACCATTCGAGGGGCCTTGGGAAGTAAACCCCCACCCCGCCCCGCCCGCCGGCTTCAATCCAATCAACCCGGTTTACAGCTACCATCACAGCACAGGCGGCGCGGACTTCACCGGCGACTGCATCATCGGCGGCATCGTTTATCGCGGAGGAAGGGTGGCCTCGCTCTACGGCAAGTATCTCTTTGCGGACTTCGTGGAGGGCAAGGTGTGGTCGATGAATCTGGACGGCACCGGGGTCACCAAGATCTTCAGCGAGGGAGGCATCTCTGCCTTCGGCGTGGACCCTTCAAATCAGGATGCCCTGCTCGCGGATGAAAGCGGCAACCGCATCCTGCGCATCGTATCGAGCACCACCGGGACCGCGTATCCTGACAAGTTGAGCGAAACCGGGCTCTTCACGAGTGTCGCCAATCTCACGCCCGCGCCCGGCCTCGTCCCCTACTCCGTGAATCTGCCGTTCTGGAGCGACCATGCGATCAAACAACGCTGGTTCACTGTTCCCAGTCCAACAGCGACCTTCACATGGTCAGAGGATGGCCCCTGGAGTCTGCCAACCGGCAGCATCTGGGTGAAACACTTCGACATGGAAATGCAGCGAGGGGTGCCGGCGAGCAAGAAGCGGATCGAGACCCGTGTCCTCGTGAAGAATGCCGCTGGTGCCTACGGGGTAAGCTACCGGTGGAACGAAGCCCAGAATGAAGCCGATCTGGTTGAGGATGGCGGTGTAAGCTTCCCCCTCGCGATCACCGAAGGCGTGAATTCTGTCCCCCAAACGTGGCGCATTCCCGCCCGGGGCGAGTGCATGATCTGCCACACGCCGCAGGCCGGGCACGCGCTGTCCTTCAATACGCGGCAGCTCAATCTCGAGTCGGACATGGCGGGTCACACCGGCAACCAGCTCTCGACACTCTTCGGCCAAGGCTACCTCGCGAGCAATCCGGGCTCTCCCAATTTCTTGCCACGCCATCTGCGGCCGGATGAAAGCGCCTACTCGCTCGAGGCTCGGGTTCGCTCCTACTTGGCCGTCAATTGCTCCTACTGTCACAAAGAGGGTGGGACGGGGAACGGCGAATGGGACGGAAGCCCCGAGCTGACCATGGAAGAAACCGGCCTGATCAACGGGAACGCCACCAACAACGGCGGAAGCCCGGCCAACAAGCTGGTCGTCCCCGGAGACACCACCCATTCGATCGTCCTCAACCGGATCGCGGAAACCAACGGCTTCACCCGCATGCCGCCGCTGGGCACCAACGTCATCGATACCGCCAACGTCTCGCTGCTCACGAACTGGATCAATGGCGAACTGGCAACGCGGCAGAACTACGCCGCATGGCGCGTGTCGCACTTCGAGCCGGACAATGACCCCACCGGCGAAGCCACGGCCGATGCCGATGGCGATGGATTTTCGAATCACGACGAGTTCCTTGCCGGCACGGATCCCAACAGCGGTTCCAGCCTCTTTCAGCCGCAAGTATCCCTGTCGCCGCCGTTGCTGAGCTTCACCCTGCCAGTGAACCGGTCCTTCCGCATCGAGACGTCAGGCGACCTCGGCTCGTGGATTCCGTGGGACATCCCGCAAAACCAAGGGCTGCCGGCTGCGGGAGGTTTGATCGAGGTCGCCTTCCCCAACGCCGATCCAATGAAGTTCTTCCGGGTGGAACTCCTCGAAAACTGA
- a CDS encoding YdcF family protein, whose translation MRRCFGGVKSTRIRRFCRGAGILALAVVLWLGAVAVWIVAFGDSDRARPSDCAIVLGAAAYGSKPSPVFAERINHAVALYQAGTVKQLLFTGGSVIEADQAESVVARTHALAAGVPAEAILTESESRTTAQNLQQAKRVMQENGLKSAVIVSDPLHLKRAASMAGDLGIDCVTSPTPTSRYRTWKVKAGFLVREVFYLHGYWFTGK comes from the coding sequence ATGCGAAGGTGCTTCGGCGGCGTGAAAAGCACACGCATCCGCCGGTTCTGCCGCGGCGCCGGGATCCTGGCGCTGGCGGTCGTACTATGGCTGGGCGCGGTCGCGGTGTGGATCGTCGCGTTTGGTGACAGCGATCGCGCGCGGCCATCCGACTGCGCGATCGTGCTCGGAGCGGCCGCCTATGGAAGCAAGCCATCGCCGGTGTTTGCTGAGCGCATCAATCACGCCGTCGCGCTCTATCAGGCTGGGACGGTGAAGCAGCTTCTCTTCACGGGCGGCAGCGTGATCGAAGCGGACCAGGCGGAGAGCGTGGTGGCACGCACTCATGCCCTAGCCGCCGGTGTGCCCGCGGAGGCGATTCTTACCGAGAGTGAATCGCGCACCACGGCGCAGAACCTCCAGCAAGCGAAGCGCGTGATGCAGGAGAATGGACTCAAGAGTGCGGTGATCGTCAGCGATCCGCTGCACCTCAAACGGGCCGCCTCCATGGCCGGGGATCTCGGTATCGATTGCGTGACATCCCCGACGCCGACCTCGCGCTACCGCACATGGAAAGTGAAGGCGGGCTTCCTGGTGCGGGAAGTCTTCTACCTCCACGGCTATTGGTTCACGGGGAAGTGA
- a CDS encoding MotA/TolQ/ExbB proton channel family protein, translating to MTEPYMPPSTVEGPLPDLFKKKNFWKRAIWWASASVILPPLGGMLVTVIGMMRAFGELAVQGGDTGELTQHVGTVLQATALGLAISFFGLIFLVVAIVRFCSYRKQCLAISRAAA from the coding sequence ATGACCGAGCCCTACATGCCGCCCAGCACTGTCGAGGGACCGCTGCCAGATCTCTTTAAGAAAAAGAACTTCTGGAAGCGGGCGATTTGGTGGGCGTCGGCTTCCGTGATCCTTCCGCCCCTGGGTGGAATGCTGGTGACTGTGATCGGCATGATGCGGGCGTTCGGTGAACTCGCCGTTCAAGGCGGCGATACCGGAGAACTTACCCAGCACGTTGGGACGGTTCTCCAAGCCACCGCATTGGGACTGGCGATTTCATTCTTCGGCCTGATCTTCCTCGTCGTGGCGATCGTGCGCTTCTGTTCCTATCGGAAGCAGTGTCTTGCGATCTCCCGCGCCGCGGCTTGA